ATATCATCGCATATCCAGCGCGAGCAATCGCTATTTATGCAGCAATCCCACACATAGCACTCCTGCCCCTTCTTGTCATGGTCCATGCGGTAGCAGGATGTAATAATAGGAATCTCCCATTCGTTTTGGATGATGAGCGGGAACACTATCCTTGCATTAAAATCGACCTCAGGTTTGGGCACTAACGGAGAGTGACAAACATTGATGAACACCTTCCTGCCATCTTGCAGTTTTTCCGGCCCATTAGCGGATAATAGTTTTGTCTTAATTACAAAATCTGCGATGGGCTCAATTTTAGACACCGATCCGTCTGCAGCGTCCACCGACACGTACTTGTCCTCGTTTCTATGACGTTGCTTAATTGGTCTCAATAAGAAATCGGCCATCGGTTAAGGTCTGTTTGTTCGCTTTGAAAAGTCTGTTCCCTgtattcctttttcttccatgCATATGAATTCAAGAATTCCTAGTTTTTTTCTATCATTATTGTcttctgattttttttaaggaaaaaaaatatcaagagTAAAAATAGTGATCAGGTACTGAATCCTGTATTTGTACAATACTGCAATCTAGCACCAAATTTGGCCAAGGAAGTGCCTATGTGTTCTCCAACTAATTTCTTATATGAGCCCTTTTCCAGCGATGCTGTGACGCAGAACTATGACCAAAATCTAAAATGCACCAAATGTGGCGCCTATTATTCGATGGCTTGTTCCCTACGAGAACAGAATGTTTGGACTTGTCTATTCTGCAACCAATCAAACTCAAATGCTGAATTGCCACTGGTACCTTCCAACACCTATACATTGACTTCtgcaaagaaagaaatactTTCAAGACGGACCATTATGATTATAGACGCTATTTGCGATCCTCATGAGCTAAATTATTTAGTTTCCATTCTATGTAATAATTACATCACAAGACAACAAGAGCCACTATCAATAATTACTATTCAGCAATCAGGTCATGTGATTTTACACAATGCTGTGAATCACAGACGTGATGCtgtattttcaataaatgaATTTATGACCAAATATAATCTTGATAAATTAAATGCCAGTTACttcgagaaaaaaatttcagaaatCAATCAAGAATCATACTGGTTTGATAAATCTACTCAGGGTTCTTTAAGAAAATTGCTACGGGAAATATGCAAGATTGCAAACAAAGTGAATATCAGTTCTAAAAGGGACAAGCGTTGCACCGGATTAGCGCTGTTCGTTTCATCCGTACTGGCGTCTCAGTGCAGTTTGTCAGCCTACTGTCATATAGTTTCATTCCTGAATGGTCCATGTACTAAGGGTGGCGGCAAAGTTATGTCAAGAGAACGTGGTGAAAGCATGAGACAAAACCACCATTTTGAATCCAAAAGTTCACAATTGCAACTATCAAAAAGTCCGACaaaattttacaagaaaatgcttgaaaaatttgcaaaCCAATCGTTAATCTATGAATTCTTTATAGCTTCATTGGATCAAATCGGTATACTCGAAATGAGTCCATTAATAACTTCGTCAATGGCAGTTTCTCAGTTTGATTCATTCAATGATGAGAGATTCGCAAtgtcttttcaaaagtacCTGAACTTGCGTGACCATAATGCCATTTACAATTGTCATTCAAAGATAATGACCGCAAAGAACGCTATTGTCGTTAAGGACTTCCCAAAATATAGCTTAAACCCTAAAAACCTTTCTCTACCATTAGAAATCTCACTAGGTCACAATTCAGCTGAAGCTCCTATACAGTTTCAAAccacttttgaaaatcaaacGGAAAAATACATAAGAATTGAAACCCTCTTATTGCCAAAAGCCAATAGATCATTTGGGGcacaaaatgaaattgtgttttcaatgaaaaagatagCCTCACGAATTATCGATAGCTTTGCTTACTCATCCAAGCACACTAAAGAATTGATGAAGCAATTGTTTCTATTACCAAATCAAATCCGGGGAAAAGACGTAGATATGGTCAATCTGATACAGTGGTGTTATCATATATATAGGTCTCCAATTCTATCGGTTCGGAATACTTCACCTGATGAAAGgtacctttttcttcaccgAATAATAAACGCTTCTAAAGACACATGCCTTTCATTATGCAAACCCTTCATCTGGAGTTACAGTGATTTGAAACACGACTGGATCGTGTTGGATGTCCCATTAACAAGAGCCCAGATACTTCAAGATGATAAAACCACCATTTGTGTAGATGGTGGCTCGTACTTAGTTTTAAGAAGGGGAaaacttttggaaaaagaaggtCGCGAGCTCTGTTGCAAGCTTTTAAATGACTTGCAAAGGTTTCCGCAGCCATTATATGTTGAAACTAAAACCGGTGGCAGTCAGGACCGTTTCttgaaaagcaaaattATTCCCTTGGACATCACTGACAAGGAAACTCTTGGTACAGAGGATATGAcattcaatgaatatttcaACTTGTTCACCGATCTAAGTGGAAGCAAATAACTCGCTAAATATTCTTGCTGCACTTTGCGACGCCTGTATTGgcgaaaacaaaaagtaaagaaaaaaaaactttagaTGAAATAGAGCAAAATTCCCTAAGACAATAGAAGATACAAAAGCAAGTTGGGCCCttaatttcatcaaagGTATAGCATCTCATCAAATAGTCGCTTGTTTATCGCAATACTTGCTTATTGAGTAGTTGTATTATAACGTTATATAGGATCTTCCATATGgaaagttttgaaaatttgagCATAAGAGACAGTTTCACTAGCGGAATGGAACACGTTGACGAGGAGTTAGGAGGCCTCTCCGACCTAAGTATATCTAAGCAGGGGCCAACTTTGTCACCACAGCTTATCAACCGATTTATGCCCCATTTTCCCTCGAGCCCATCACCTCTGCGAAATACATTGGATTTTAGTGCTGCTAAAGctgatgaggaagaagatgacCGAATGGAAATAGATGAGGTTGATGATA
This genomic interval from Saccharomyces cerevisiae S288C chromosome VIII, complete sequence contains the following:
- the NEL1 gene encoding GTPase-activating protein NEL1 (Activator of Sar1p GTPase activity; paralog of Sec23 but does not associate with the COPII components; not an essential gene), whose translation is MCSPTNFLYEPFSSDAVTQNYDQNLKCTKCGAYYSMACSLREQNVWTCLFCNQSNSNAELPLVPSNTYTLTSAKKEILSRRTIMIIDAICDPHELNYLVSILCNNYITRQQEPLSIITIQQSGHVILHNAVNHRRDAVFSINEFMTKYNLDKLNASYFEKKISEINQESYWFDKSTQGSLRKLLREICKIANKVNISSKRDKRCTGLALFVSSVLASQCSLSAYCHIVSFLNGPCTKGGGKVMSRERGESMRQNHHFESKSSQLQLSKSPTKFYKKMLEKFANQSLIYEFFIASLDQIGILEMSPLITSSMAVSQFDSFNDERFAMSFQKYLNLRDHNAIYNCHSKIMTAKNAIVVKDFPKYSLNPKNLSLPLEISLGHNSAEAPIQFQTTFENQTEKYIRIETLLLPKANRSFGAQNEIVFSMKKIASRIIDSFAYSSKHTKELMKQLFLLPNQIRGKDVDMVNLIQWCYHIYRSPILSVRNTSPDERYLFLHRIINASKDTCLSLCKPFIWSYSDLKHDWIVLDVPLTRAQILQDDKTTICVDGGSYLVLRRGKLLEKEGRELCCKLLNDLQRFPQPLYVETKTGGSQDRFLKSKIIPLDITDKETLGTEDMTFNEYFNLFTDLSGSK